The proteins below are encoded in one region of Bacteroidia bacterium:
- a CDS encoding transglycosylase domain-containing protein — MKLKKTSIYKLSAVLIILISGLGYFWLRPMIAKTLLEKKIIALEEKQHCKISFKEISVEGLQKLNLQNLQITANQDNWRLTVDSLSLEWSFFSLFKTIPEVTALRIGNLNYTEIKTQLHNNKQDTAEKNTVNWKQRLLRIPSSLSKIVALTPAYIQLHSGNFLFTDSIHQLNIKLIDFQPKEKYFTGIIQLKQDSLPPQQLNCHLTIDKQQHKILGQLKSKQEVFLPTGYFLPSLPLIYFDSLGFDIHLLSKSQDEATLSLKMNSYKFKIWHDKLSKEDISCENIQAYIPLHFDKESFSVDSSCFVQLNNIRFQNYFQVWLDPDWRIQASIKMNGTPAEQFFASLPAGMFQSFEGIQTKGQLSFYANLEIDFQQLDSLHFDAGLIGKPFAYIAPGKVDFSKVNGDFVYYPIHGSKPIRLGSGSADYVPLSNISPLLRESVQQAEDGRFYWHHGFNMEAINKAITVNIKEKRFVRGASTLTMQFVKNVFLKHEKRLARKLEEMLIVWLIENEHLVSKDRILELYLNLIEWGPDIYGAKAASAFYFAKKPADLTLSEALFLAMIIPRPLGFRYHFNPQTGQLEEFNTLFYKVVAGHLLANKVISQTDYDSLKVAVTLKSPAKTYLRSNLEAPEDSLSNQDISPFGD; from the coding sequence ATGAAACTAAAAAAAACTTCTATCTATAAGCTATCAGCGGTTCTAATAATCCTAATATCCGGCTTAGGATATTTTTGGCTTAGGCCGATGATAGCCAAAACCTTATTAGAAAAAAAAATAATAGCCTTAGAAGAAAAACAGCATTGCAAAATCTCCTTTAAAGAAATTTCTGTTGAAGGATTACAAAAACTAAACTTGCAAAATCTTCAAATTACGGCTAATCAAGATAACTGGAGACTTACCGTAGATTCTCTCTCCTTAGAATGGTCGTTCTTTTCACTGTTTAAAACGATTCCAGAAGTTACAGCTTTGCGTATTGGAAACCTAAACTATACAGAAATAAAAACACAACTACATAATAACAAACAAGATACAGCAGAAAAAAATACAGTTAATTGGAAACAACGGTTACTCCGTATTCCGAGCAGCTTGTCCAAAATAGTTGCATTAACGCCGGCATATATCCAGCTTCATTCAGGAAATTTTTTGTTCACAGATTCTATTCATCAGCTTAATATAAAACTCATTGATTTCCAGCCTAAAGAAAAATATTTTACGGGTATCATTCAACTAAAACAAGATTCGCTGCCGCCGCAGCAACTTAATTGCCATTTAACGATTGATAAGCAGCAGCATAAAATTTTGGGACAATTAAAATCCAAACAGGAGGTGTTTTTGCCAACCGGTTATTTTTTACCTTCATTGCCACTTATTTATTTTGATAGCTTAGGTTTTGATATTCATCTACTTAGTAAATCGCAAGATGAGGCAACGTTGTCATTGAAAATGAATAGTTACAAGTTTAAGATATGGCATGATAAACTGAGCAAAGAAGATATTTCTTGCGAAAATATTCAGGCATATATTCCATTACATTTTGATAAGGAGTCGTTTAGTGTTGATAGCAGTTGCTTTGTTCAGCTAAATAATATTCGTTTTCAGAACTATTTTCAGGTTTGGTTAGACCCGGATTGGCGGATTCAGGCTTCAATAAAGATGAATGGGACACCGGCAGAGCAATTTTTTGCATCTCTTCCGGCAGGGATGTTTCAGAGCTTTGAAGGGATTCAGACCAAAGGCCAGTTAAGTTTTTATGCAAACTTAGAGATAGATTTTCAGCAATTAGATAGTTTACACTTCGATGCGGGACTTATTGGGAAGCCGTTTGCGTACATTGCGCCGGGTAAAGTTGATTTTTCCAAAGTAAACGGAGATTTTGTGTATTATCCCATTCATGGAAGCAAGCCCATCCGCCTGGGTTCCGGCAGTGCTGATTATGTTCCGCTATCCAATATATCTCCTTTGTTGCGGGAATCTGTGCAGCAGGCCGAAGATGGCCGTTTTTACTGGCATCATGGTTTTAATATGGAAGCCATCAACAAAGCTATTACCGTTAATATCAAAGAAAAGCGTTTTGTGCGGGGCGCAAGCACCTTAACAATGCAGTTTGTCAAAAATGTATTCCTCAAACATGAAAAACGCTTAGCCCGAAAATTAGAAGAAATGCTTATTGTTTGGCTTATTGAGAATGAGCACTTAGTCTCAAAAGACAGGATTTTGGAATTATATCTTAACTTAATAGAGTGGGGGCCGGATATTTATGGAGCGAAAGCAGCGTCGGCATTTTATTTTGCCAAAAAGCCGGCTGATTTAACGCTCTCGGAAGCGCTATTTTTAGCGATGATAATCCCGCGCCCACTTGGATTTCGTTATCACTTTAACCCACAAACCGGCCAACTTGAAGAGTTTAACACCTTATTCTATAAGGTTGTAGCAGGGCATTTGCTCGCCAATAAAGTTATTTCCCAAACCGATTATGACTCGCTCAAAGTAGCTGTAACCTTAAAATCCCCTGCCAAAACTTATCTGCGTTCAAACTTAGAAGCACCAGAAGACTCTCTATCA
- a CDS encoding HNH endonuclease, producing MAREWLNEKVLVLNQSYQPISISTAGRAFLLLYLHKAEIITTKENRIIRSVSQVFPFPSIIRLNAYITIPYRKVSLSRNNIFRRDSFKCCYCYSTQDLTVDHLIPRSLGGGDSWENLVTACQKCNAKKANQRIENTDLVLRQHPFRPSFILYLRNFSGTIPDEWRPYLMMS from the coding sequence ATGGCGCGAGAATGGTTAAACGAAAAAGTATTAGTGTTAAACCAAAGTTATCAGCCTATTAGCATCAGCACTGCCGGGAGAGCCTTTTTATTGTTATATCTGCACAAAGCAGAAATTATTACCACCAAAGAAAACAGGATAATCCGTTCCGTCAGTCAAGTTTTCCCTTTTCCGTCTATTATCCGCCTAAATGCATACATAACCATACCCTACAGAAAAGTTTCGCTTTCCCGTAACAATATTTTTAGAAGAGATAGCTTTAAATGTTGCTATTGTTATTCAACCCAAGATTTAACTGTAGATCATTTGATTCCACGTTCTTTGGGTGGTGGAGATAGCTGGGAAAATTTGGTTACTGCTTGCCAAAAATGCAATGCTAAAAAAGCCAACCAACGGATAGAAAATACCGATTTAGTATTGCGCCAGCATCCGTTTCGGCCAAGTTTTATTTTATATTTACGGAACTTTTCCGGAACTATTCCAGACGAATGGAGACCTTATTTGATGATGAGCTAA
- a CDS encoding FixH family protein, which yields MNTSALIMIIVVFGVVTGATGYFLWLAVKTPPKLPVTEDSYLDNDPK from the coding sequence ATGAACACTTCCGCCTTAATAATGATTATCGTAGTTTTTGGAGTCGTAACCGGTGCAACTGGTTACTTTTTATGGTTAGCCGTGAAAACACCCCCAAAACTACCCGTTACTGAAGATTCTTATTTAGATAACGACCCAAAATAA
- a CDS encoding DUF4412 domain-containing protein: MTAFAQFQGKIYTSYHSIKNNDTGTIIYSIKGDKTLMDIQNTASSSQLLNQNGQIYLIGNKPAETYKAMGHQDWKPENSTIAGMACQYAALKSKYGQLEVWVAKQIPFEFSLYRNFFQAMGFDEKDLNAKITGFPLVMRITDTAGNIQYIQQADEVKQLSIDDSTLSIPMAPTPEKKQE; encoded by the coding sequence ATGACGGCTTTTGCTCAATTTCAAGGTAAAATTTATACTTCGTATCATTCTATAAAAAATAATGATACCGGAACAATTATCTATTCCATTAAAGGAGATAAAACCTTAATGGATATACAAAATACGGCATCGAGTTCGCAGTTACTGAACCAAAATGGCCAGATATATCTAATCGGCAATAAACCGGCAGAAACCTACAAGGCTATGGGGCATCAAGACTGGAAACCGGAAAATAGCACTATTGCCGGAATGGCTTGTCAATACGCTGCCCTCAAAAGTAAATATGGTCAATTAGAAGTGTGGGTAGCCAAACAAATTCCGTTTGAATTTAGTCTATACCGTAACTTTTTTCAAGCTATGGGCTTTGACGAGAAAGACTTAAATGCCAAAATAACCGGATTTCCGTTGGTTATGCGCATCACAGATACAGCCGGTAATATACAATACATTCAGCAGGCAGACGAAGTAAAACAACTGTCCATAGATGATTCCACGCTTTCAATTCCGATGGCTCCGACTCCAGAAAAAAAACAGGAATAA